CAATAAGCCTTTTTGCCCTCTTTTCTGTCTACCATATATGGAAGGAGAGGCACCGAAGGCCAGACCTAGGACTCATGGGAGCAACTTGGAGCACCCAGTGACCAGACACTTCCCACGAGGAGCAGACAGATGGGGCTATTTCTAAAACAGACCACCATGCTTCCTATCCTCCAAAAGAGAGTACTACACCATAATTCCTGATGACTTGATCCATTATTATCTGGGCCAAAGATATACTTCTAAAAGGAGCAACATACATGGCCGTTTTAGGCAGATTACGCTGTGTGGTGAATAGCAAACTTTGAACTAAATTTAGTGTCCTAATCAATTAAAAGTTATAACAAATTAATCTGACATTTAATGGTAGGCCTGAGTCAGTACCCTGTGATAATAAATAAGCAGACTGTGTATATAATTGGTGctacttaaaaatattatagtCAAGGCTGTTCAAGGTAAGCtggagagaggaaaggggagaaatAGATAAAATTTAGCTGCTCTGAAGCCACTCTCAAGATCTCTGGATCTACATATAACCCAAAGAGACTCAGGCAGAAAGGCCTGCGTGCCTACATGATCCTGAACTATGGTTTTCAGAGATGTCAGAAGGGCTAGTTtccttaataatatttttatatatacgtATAGAATATTCCTTGACTAAAGAGTGAATCACCATTCAATCCTCCATTACTCCTCTTTAATTAACAATTACTTTCAAAATCACTGTATCATTACATAATTTATTCTTCGTACCTGTATTATGCCAAgccaaaagaaaatcaaatgtcAATGGCTTCTTTTCTTTGAAGGACCAAGATACTCTTTCATACTTCTTAGAATCCAAGTTTAAGGATAATTCCATCAAATCAATggaaacaactttaaaaatgaaaaaaagaacatatatttCATTCATATACGTACAGCTTCTACCATGGAAAaagtgttacatttttaaaaactagaattttGGGAAATTTTATGGATAGTAAAATGGTTTTATTCTTCTTCCGCTCCCTTTGGTTTGCCAAATAAATAAGATCCCTCTGGTGCGCACTTCTAACCTTGAGAGCTAATGAAAACAGACATTTTCAATTTATATGTTTCCTAGGTCAAAGACCAAGGGCAGAGGACCTTGAGAGGTCAGGTTTAATCTACTTATGGATGTGGCGGCCTTAGCTATTGATGTTCGAGCCAGACGCTGTCAGCAAAACATCTCTTCACTCATGGGTGAATTTCTACTAGTAATCATAAAGACTTGGGGAAACCAAAGGAAATTCTTTATTAAGAATAAGTTGTAGACTCCTATCTTGGGTTCagtactttgaatttttttttttttgagatggactctcactctgtcgccaggctgaagtgcagtggtgcgatcttggctcactgcaaactccgcctcccgggttcaagcaattctcctgcctcagcctcccgagtagctgggactacaggcatgcgccaccacgcccagctaatttttgcatttttagcagagatggggtttcaccatgttggtcacaagggtctcaatctcttgacctcatgatccgcccgccttggcctgccaaggTTTAACCcgaaacatatatatttaattgacCAGTCCAAGTCTACAATCTTTATTAAATGCATCCACagctgaaaagaaatgaacttaAAAGCATCATCCTATCCTCTGTGAAGCTCGAGTCAGAagtttgacagattttttttaaaaagccacatttTTTTGAACAAAGAGATTAGAGGCAAttcaaacatttaaatttaaattgccaCAAGATTAGAAACAGATGGAACACACATGATACTTActaaatttcataatttttctgcCAGAAAACTGAGATGGATGACCCTGAAGTCCAGTTTCTTCATAAGTGTCTTTATCCAGTGACAAAATTAATTTCCCTATAAATCAAATAATAACTCCCATAAGATACCAAAAATAGAACTTACGTTGTCTGACTAAAAGAAAGCAAGGCAAATTGAGCAGTTAGATATCAATGTAACAAACTGCATACAAGGATCTTATTTATATCACAAGAATATTActtatatgtatacatgtctTGTAAcagatattatttatacattatacatccaaggatattatttataatagtgaaattaaaaataatctgaatttctactaaagatgaaataaataagtCATGTTATACTCATTCttttgaatatcttcttttttttttttcagacagtctcattctgtctcccaggctggagtgcagtggcgcaatcttggctcactgcaacctccgcctcccaggttcaaagtgattctcctgcctcagccttccaaggagctgggactacaggcatgaaccaacacgccggctaattttttttgtatttttagtagaggcagggtttcaccacattggccaggctggtctcgaactcctgacctcaggtgatacacctgctttggcctcccaaagtgcagggattacaggcgtgagccaccatgcccagccgacttttttttttttttttacagtatgcatttttttttttaacaattaaagaaagatgaaaaaataaagtgttaCCATTTGGTAGCAGGGCAACAGTATTATCTTCATCAATATTTGTATTGTATGTTAGTGCACAGCAAGAACCTGGAAGAGAAAGTACagaggaaaaatttaaaacaagaaattaCACCTGCAAGATGTTAGTGGATTATTTTTACAAGATAACCAGTCTTCCAGGTAATTAAAGGTCAGTTTCTACCACTGCTCCAGCTCACTCAATAAACCAAACATCTGCTAAAGGTAAGCTGGAGCATGCAGAAGACCAAGCTCCAGCTAGTTCACTCCCTGACCAAGGGCCTATTTGTGCAAGTTTACTATCATCAAGCAAAAAACTGACTCAGAACGGAACGTGACCTTTGGGGATGCGCAGAGAGGGGTCCAAAGTAGAATTCTAGATAAACATACACCTCTCAGAGGCAGAGTTCCAGGTTAAGATTCAAAAGCTACtcaacctctccaagcctcagtttcctcacctgttaaATGAGGATCATAGGCTTGCTTCATAAAGTTGTTGCAAGGGTTAAATTTGGTAAGACATTTAACAGTGCCTGCTACAGCCAGTGTCCATGTAATTCACAGACTGGTGTCAGACCTCGAAATAGATGAAAGGAATAACGGTGATGAGACCAGACAAGATGCCCAGCTCATAAGTCGCCCCAGCAGTGTCAGAATGAGAGGAGCTACTGGTAACTAGAATTCTTCATATCTTCACTGGAGAGGACACACATGGGGGCTACCACAAGATAAGCATGTGGCCACTGTACAGGTGACTTATGTAGTGTGGGTGGAATCCCTAAAGGCCCTCTGAAATAGTTTCAAACAAATGGCTCCCAGGAATCAACTGAAACAAACCAGTCCAACCCAGCAGATATGGGTGGAAATGGGGTGAGCAGAGGAGGGGTTATGGCTACAAAATCTAAGCAGAAGACACTGGACCCCAACGAGCACTTTGCTCTGTGAACAGTAGCTGTGGCTGTATCCGGAGACCAACCCTTTGAGACAGCTGCTGTGGGACTGCTGACAGCATAGTGTCTTTGCAGCCACATCTTCAACAGCAGTGCATCCGAACACAGATTGCAAGTCTCTCCTCTCCATTAATCCTCATTTTAAGGGGACGGATACTGTCATGTTACAACATCCCCATCCAACACTTGTGGCCAATTGCAATCAGAAACCACCACCTAAAGAGGGTACAAGAAAGAACAGGATGAGAATGCGGGGGAGAACGTGTGTGCACCTGACCACACAGACTATACCACAGGCCCTGTTTGAAACAAAAGAACAGCCCTAGCATCGTGATGTGGTCTCCCTACCCTTCCTCATCCAGCCTTGTTCACAGCCATTTCAGGTTTTTCTTACCTTTCTTTATAAAGGTACTGATGAATTCAGGTGTAATTAATTCATGAAGAGGTAAATTCTTCACAAAGTAATAGGGTCCAGTGTTCATGACCAGGTTTTTCAGTTCTTCCGATAGTATCCCACATTCAGGAATGAGAAATGAAACCTATTGGAATGTGTAATACAAACAAGGTCTTACTTCCATGAAGATGAACACCCAGGTTTTTAGGAATGAAACAAAATCATGAAAGTTGTTATTTCTCCACGAGTTTCACTGGAACATAAAAACACGGGCAACAAAACTCTTACGTTAACTTACCTATCTCAGGCAAAGAGAAATCTGACTACTTAAGTTTTTCATTTCTGCATTCAAACGTACAGTACAGGAAGGGGATTGAACAGAATACTTTTAATGGAAAACTCGTGCTTGCATTTAATCTTTTGCAAATTAGCAATGCTGTATATTTTATGTCCTGTTCCtttcactattttattttcaaggaaataTAGTATAATTGAATATCCCTTGATTTGTTTACCCTGGTGTTATCCTGGAATGAAACAAACTATCTGTCGGGGCATAAGGAATTAATTTATGGACATCCAATTACTAAGAATCTATGTGCAAGCAATGGTGCtcctgtatgttttcattttcgaGACAGAAAAATGCAACAGGCGAGTTAAAGTATACATCCCTGACTGCTGTGATGAGCTTGACATCCAAACATAGGTGTTAAAAACACGGCAGGCTTCAAATGTTGCCACATTGTAAAAGTCATCACTGTCCCAAGGCTCAAACACCAGCCTGTTCTGACTGATCAGGTCAccacttaacatctctgaaacACTGCTCAGTCAAACCTGAGTTATTAAGCTGatccatttaaagtgtaaaatgttTAATCCCCCATGATAAGGTTAGTTTCTTGAAGTTTCTCAGATATCAAATTAGTTCCCACAACCAATTTAGAAAATCAGTCGCTTCCTGGGCCGAGCCTAGGCAGGATGCTCTGGTGAGATCCACAGGTACGCAGGTGGGAGAGGGATTCAAGCTGGGGAGGAGGCAGTGGTGGGGAGGAGGCGCGAGACCCGCCCTGATTTGGGGAAAAAGCGAGGTGCACGTGGCTGCCCCGCAGTTGCACATCGCACCCGTCACACCGTCCTAACTCCCTGGTCCCGGCCCTGAACCTCGAATCCCTCCCTGGACTCCCAGTTCGGCGGGTTGACACGAGTGAGCAGCCAGAACGCCCCTGATAACAGCTCCCTCCAGACTGGGTACCGCCCCCACGCCCGGCGCATCCTGGGAGTTGTAGTCCTGTAGCCCTGCAAGCCACTGGCTTAGAGCAGTTAAGAGACTACAACTCCCAGCAAGCCGGGCGAGGGCCCCGCCCCTCCGCGCACCGCCAGCGGCCCCGCCCCGCGAAGCCTAGCACTCTCCCCAGACCTCTCTCGCACGCGGGGACTGAGCACGGCCCGGAAAGCCGAGGACAGCCGCACTCACCCTGTAGTTATAGTAGTGCGTCTGCACAAGATGCCGGTGGCGCGACTTGTGGTTGCCGAAGTTGGATTTCTCGCAAACCAGTAAGTGCCGCGGCGCCTCCCGAAGCCGGCGCAGCGTGGCCATGCTCTCCCGGGTTCCTGGTCCTCCCGGCCTCCGCTGGCGGGGCACGCCCCGCCCCTTCCTCCCGCCCCGCCCCTTCCCTCCGGCCGCATACCCGCTGCTGTGCGCCCCTGGCGGCGGTGGAGTGGGGATGGCGGCGCCGGGTTTCTGAACAGTTCTTAGACTTCTTAGGAGCCCACGCAGCCGCTCTTTGGTGGATGTCGCAAGCTGTAAATTCACTGTCCCAGTGGCTGGGAACCTGGCTCTTGCCTTTTCAACGCCACTTTTCCTCCGTCCCCGCCATCCCTTGGAATTGCCCTAAACCCTCTCTATGGGCCCCGTCTCGGAGCGCCCCTTGGACCCCAGCCTGGCGCCGGCGCATACCTCGGTCAGGCCCCTCAGAGGGACCGCTTCCTGCCACCGTTATAAAAGGAAAACATCACATGGAAAGGCCCAGTTCCTTTAGTATATGGTCAAGAAATGTAGCCGCACAGTTAAGTAACCCCCTAAGCTGCTTTGGGGGCCACACCCAGCTGCTTTCTGACTTCTCACACTGTTTGGTTCACAGGACTCTGTTACCCATTGGGGACCTCTTGGCCATTATTAACACAGGCCAACAGGACTAAAAGTTTGCATCAGTCCTTCCCAAAACATTAGGGAAGTTTGTGCGGGAAGGTAAAGCACAATTTTTGCCTTACAATAGGACTCCTTTGAAACTACTATTGATTTCCCTTTTAAATAGCCCTTCAGAACCGCTTTTAATAATGTGTTGTTTCTGGGGGTTAATAGTGATAATTCTCCTAAGTCATTTTTCCATTTCGTTTTTCTGTCATGGGCTTGGAGCGGTTAAGAGACTGCGGCTCCCAGCATGCGGTACGTTACTGATTCAGGGCAAAATCAAGTATGTTACTACATGCTTCTCAAACTAGAGAGGCACAGCCCCAGTTCTGCAGTGGCAGGATACAAAACAGCAGAATATTGGTGATACATCTTCCTGGAGCATCAGTTTTTCTATGAGATGTGGAAGAAATGGAATTAAGTAGTTTACAAGGTaaataattaagaatttaaaaactaaGCCGgtcacagtgggtcatgcctgtaatcccagcactttgggaggctgaggtgggaggatcacttgagcttaggagttcaagaccagcctgggcaatatagtgagaccccatctccaaaaataaaaataaaactaagacaAGGCTGGAAAGTCATCTGCCATTATAAACATCAGTAATCTGGCCgagcaccgtggctcacacctgtagtcccagcactttgggaggctgaggtgggaggatcacttgaactcagaagttcaagaccaccctggacaatatagtaagaccccatctcaaaaaaaaattaaaactaagacaAGGCCGGAAAGTCATCTGCCACTAAAAACATCGGTAATCTGGgtgagtgctgtggctcacgcctgtagtcccagcaatttgggaggccgaggcgagcagatagcctgaggtcaggagttcaagaccaccctggccaacatggtgaaacgctttctac
This DNA window, taken from Pan paniscus chromosome 5, NHGRI_mPanPan1-v2.0_pri, whole genome shotgun sequence, encodes the following:
- the RPP40 gene encoding ribonuclease P protein subunit p40 isoform X1, coding for MATLRRLREAPRHLLVCEKSNFGNHKSRHRHLVQTHYYNYRVSFLIPECGILSEELKNLVMNTGPYYFVKNLPLHELITPEFISTFIKKGSCCALTYNTNIDEDNTVALLPNGKLILSLDKDTYEETGLQGHPSQFSGRKIMKFIVSIDLMELSLNLDSKKYERVSWSFKEKKPLTFDFLLAWHNTGSEESTMMSYFSKYQIQEHQPKVALSTLRDLQCPVLQSSELEGTPEVSCRALELFDWLGAVFSNVDLNNEPNNFISTYCCPEPSTVVAKAYLCTITGFILPEKICLLLEHLCHYFDEPKLAPWVTLSVQGFADSPVSWGKNEHGFRKGGEHLYNFVIFNNQDYWLQMAVGANDHCPP